ttctttGACTTCATTTTCTCGAGCTATTTCGGCTGATTTTTCCATCTTCAATTTTTTTCCTCCATACATTTAAAATTGATTAGTCTGTTTCACGTCTGATGCACCTAATGGAGTTCACTATTTAGTTCAACTCAGTTGCTGAGTTTATATTGTGCCTCAGAGCTCGCTATTTTTTCtgagaaaagaggaagaacgGCACTGATGTGAATAATTTGTTATGTATCGCAGATTCGTAGGCTATCGACTTAGGGCTATTTTTTCACTTTGGTTACTGTAcatttcttatttatttttagCCCATTTGATTGACTGTATAAATTGGTCCACTTCAGACTTTTGTTCTCTCATTGATTTATagttccatgcatatttttgttgttgtttctaactcttttctttGACTTCATTTTCTCAAGCTATTTCGGCTAATTTCTCCATCTTCAATTTTTTCCTCCATACATTAAGAATCGATTAGTGTGTTTCATGTCCGATGCACCTAATGGAGAAGTTCCCTATTTAGTTCAACTCAGTTACTGAGTTTAGATTGTGCCTCAGAGCTTCTTATTTTTTCTGAGCAAAGAGGAACAATTGCAGCGACTGATTTGAATAATTTGTTATGTATCGTAGATTCGTAGGCTATCGAGTTATAGCTAGTTAGGCAGGGCTCCAGCTGCAGCTGAAACAACTTTGGTTATATATAATTTCGTATGAAATAATAAAGTAATGAATATAGTTATAGAGTAAACATTTATTTATTGATGAGGGTGAGCATATTTATGTCCAGCGTTTGTCAGGGGTCAGAACTGATCGACCTGACCTTGATttgctcaaaataaataggaatgTCCTTTTTTAATGTTTCCTCTTTTATTTGCGCCTAATTAGAAATGGATCAGACATGTTTTATGATgtcaacttttctttttttctttaaacCTGAATGGAGACATGACTACGGAAAGATGGAGTCCGAGTCCTTTTCACATTAGAAAAACTAATAAAGTCTAATTCTAATAGGAAATACCAAATTAATATGGACATACTCTTTGGTGTAATATCCCTCtcctttttagattaacgtggaaGTCAATTAGTGTGCGAGTCAATTGCTCAAAACTTGACGTTCTATCAGCTGATTGATGCTCTCCAAATTGATATAGGCTCAAAACTTGATGAGCTAGCTGATTGATGCTCTCTAAATACTTGTGATTCAGTTGTGGAATCCCTAGGCCAGTTGTTTGAGAGATGTAATTGAGAAACGATTGAGAAATTCTTTCGGCTCGAAAAAGCTGTGCAAGACAAAGTTAACTGTACCAATTGTTTTAGTGTTCTTATTATATATACGTGACAGAGTCGGTCTTGGACCTGAGCCAAAGCTTTGATGAACGTGAGAATATACGTGATAGAAATGGATATATTTATgagaatattaaaaaaataaagaatatACTTCTTGCCATAAACCAAGCATGATAGAGTCCTAGTACATGTTTATGATGTgacattttcttatttttttaatccTAGCTGTATACGAAGCATGATAGAGTTCTAATCCAATGTGGATTTTTTGTGTGATATGAATTTTTTAATACGAAATGAATTCTTAGAATAATATAGACCGttggatcttcataaaatccaatggtgcaaatctttctcttttttagattaacgtgggaattccTAGACCCTCTCcgcgaacgtggaggcttcttttaacactcctttaataatataatagattatGATAAGACCATTTTCAGTGAGAGTTTTATAGAGGTTCCATTCAATTAGATGAGGTGTCACCTCAGCTAATATGGTGATATGGCAAAATAATAAGGAGAGAGATGGGAGTGAAACTGAGTAAAACTCCAACTGATGAGGGGGTATGTGTTTCATCTCCACACATTTCATCAATTCTCATTGGTCACATAGATGAACAAACAAATTATTTTCTCATTTATGAAATCATAAAATGAAACATTGATTTGATAGACCATGTTTCATACATTaactaaaaaaaaattcttagaTGATATGTCAATCTAGCTTGGAAACCGTGTAAGGGCAGCTCCAGCGTGAGGATAAATCGAATCATGGATCAAGAAAACCGAACAGAGTACGTAGTGGCAGTCAATGTTTGTGTGTTAGAATAGAAATTGAATTATGCAGACGCACGTGTCGAACTAAGATGAATAAAAAATTCGGTATGCCCAGCAAGAACGTCGAGACGAACCAAGAGCTGGCTCGTGGGCAAGCGCAGGACCTGAACCAGGAGTTGTGCGTTGAGTGATGGGCCCATCAATTGATGCGTACGCTGTGAACCGTGAATGTTGTTTTTATTCGACTTGTGCTGTCAAAACGATTCGAACTAGCATTGGAGCTGCCCAAACAAAACTTTGCAGTGAGGTTGTGAGAACTGAGATTGGCCTCTGATAAAAatatctatctattatattaataagcaagtgttaaaagaaaccaccacaTATTCGTCGCGCGAGTCTAGAAATTTCAACattaatataaaaaaaagaaaaatttataCCGTTGGATTTCATGAAGATCTAATTATATAGACCAACTCAAAGAGTCCATattatctattatattaataagagaGTGTTAAAAAAACCACCATGTTTGCCAAGAGTCTAAAAATTccaacattaatctaaaaaaagagaagaatttatACCATTAgatttatgaagatctaatggtGTAGACTAACTCAAAAAGTCCATACCAAATACGATTGATAAACATAATATAATttcagaataaaaaataataaaattaaaacTTAATAAAAACTCCTAACCGAGTATGATTTAATTTGTAAATAGCTAAAGTTAGTTGCATGCGTGTATTTGCAGAGGtgagtatgtgtgtgtgtgtttttgaACTGAAAACTAAGGAGTTCTCCACAGCGCAAATATTAAGGTTAGAAATGTCCGGTTAGTTAACAGTACAGAGGTTAAACTTATGGAGAAAGGAGGAGGGAGaaaaggaagggaggagggggaaacTTACAAAGAATTGAGCCAGGACTGAACTAAGGGAATTCGATCTTCTCGCATTCCATGGAGTTGCAGGAGAACTTCATCCTTGAATTTCATAAACAAGAGATTGATGGAGGCTCGTGCAGCATTGAAAATCTTTATGTTCTCGCATTTGGTTGCCTATGAGGCCTTGACTCCAGTAGATTTCGAGGAAAGTTCATATGTTAACACCATTAGTACTCAGTGTAAGTCGTTCCAACTTTCTTAGAAAGTCAAAGTATTTTTATATTTGAccaaattatagaaaaaattaTAAAGATTTATAGCACGAAATAATATATATACTTATTCGGTATTGTAAATGTTagtatttattttataaattttgtcaaacttgaaatatttggaccctccaaaaaaaattggaatgaCTTACAATTTAGAACAGAACGAGTAATTCACAAGCTTTGACGTCACTCAGTTTTAAACATGCAGTTCTGTATGGTCCTTGAGAAACTACGACACATCAGGAACCTAGAGTGTCGACTGTCGAGTGGATTCAAGGGCGAGCCTTTGTTTACATCAAGTGGCAAACCCACCATCGCTGTCGCCAAAGCAAACACCATGTAAAGAAGAATCGCCTTTCAGATCTTTGGTCAGTCCATGGTCAGTCAACTGTTTCAAATGTGGTCCAGAAGTCATATAAAAACAATAGCGGCACGTGTTTCGCTGCGCTGTCCCAGCAATTCCCCTTGGAGTTTCTGTATATGTAAGCAACATCATTAGTGTAAACAGATCTCTAGAGTCCGGAGAAGTTTGTGGAGCCCATGTACACAGACCGACCGGTTAGCGGTTAGTGACTAGCAATAGAAATTGCAACTTGCTCGGCGGATTGCGTCAAAGCATGTTAATTATCTGCTCTGAATCCTTTCCTTTGGGGACTTGACCTGCTACAGGGTCAATACTTTGGAGTGCAATTTCGAGTTAAATGTCAAAGTCTCGAGGGCTAGTGCTTTTCTTTCACACTTCGGTGAAAATGCCTTGTCCACTGATGTCGATTCACAGTAATGCTATTTTACACCTTAGTAGTAGTGTTCATTCTGCACCCAGCAATCAAATTAGTGACCAGAAATTACTGAATCGAGTTACTGAATTATTGAACCATGTTTAGTAAAATGGTGTTAAGTAATCGTGTGATTACTGAAAATCTGTTCAGTATATACAACGAGGCTAAAATGCAATAAGGTGCATTCTCTTTTCAAAATACACCCACCCTGCAGTTGCAACGAGACTACATCGATTGCAACTGGATGGAACTGATTGCAACTGGGTGCGAACCAGGTGCAACTAGACGCGAACTAGTTGCAACTCAGAACGATCCGTCTGCAACTGGACGCGAATCAATTGCAACTCAGGCCGACCCGATTGCAACTGGACACGAACCGGTTGCAACTGTACGCAAACCGGTTGCAAATGGACTCAAATCCAGTAGCAACTGGAATTGCCGCAGTCGCAACTAAGAGGGTGGGTGCATTCTttatacaaaatgcaccaaggTAAAACACGCGCGTCCACACACACACGCGcaccccccccacccacccacacacacacacatatatatatagagagagagagagacatacacagagagagagagacatacACAGAGAGAGAGCGTGCGCTCTAGAAACTCTAAATAGTTGTTTGAATACCGAGTTACATTTTCGTACGATTCGTGCTAATATTGGAATTCTCAGGACCATAGAATGGAAGAGATAATAAAAATTTATTCGATTTTGAACTTCTACTTCCGTTTAGAATTTAGGCATTATTTTCCCCcttgtttccaaaaaaaaaagattcaaaAAACACTAATTGCAACCCTTTGAGTCGACGAAATTAATAAAATTCTCCGCGAATGTATTGAACATATAATAGGAAACTAGGGATTGAGAATATCGATCGCGTAGTTCAAGTCGGGGATGGGATTGTTCATATTATAGATCTTGGTGAAATAATGTCAGGTGAATTAGTTGAATTTGCAGAAGGGATGAGAGGTGTTGCTCTGAATTtggaataaaaaaatattggaaTTATATATTCACGTGGTATTCTACATCCACCTTCTATTACTAGCAAAATAATCGTATTatcaaattacaaaaataatgtTGAGTAATAATTCGCCGATTACTGAACTACTGAAATTTTATTCAGTGATTCTGTTCATTTTTGCTATTAGAATAAACTGCTACACCTAAAGTGTATGCACATGGATATATATTAAGATAGGAATGGAGGGTTATGTGCTGGAGGACACCATTGCATCACATAGCATTtggtcagttttttttttcttttttaccccTGAGACTATGTCAAGGGTGAAACGCGAAGCTGAATCAGCCGATACAACTCTGAATAAAAGCACAGAATAGACTGAAATTCCTGCCACAATGAACAATCTGCCAGTGCTAACTGCTTCTGCACGCGTTTCCCGGGAGACCAGCGTCGTTAAGTTTTCTTTAGCTCAAGTCGTCTCTGATTTCCCCGTCCTTTCCCACCAAGAGACACGACAGCTTCCGCAAGCGCTCCACCCACCCATCCCCCGCCTATAAGAAGCCCGCGCGATCCGGCACCGCCTCATCAGCTCAACTCATCACTCGACCACCCAGGCACCCACATCAATCCTTCCATTCCATTTCCATCACCACCACAGGCACCagcggctgccggctgcgtcagCAAGTCAGCAACGCCGCAGCCCCTATAGCTCGTGCGTACGTCCCGATGGAGCTTCCACCATGGGCGGCTTTTCTCGGCGTGGTGCTCGCCACCGTGATGCTTCTCAAGGCCGTCctcggccgccgcgggcgccgcgcgTACAACCTCCCGCCGGGGCCCAAGCCGTGGCCGATCATCGGCAACCTCGACCTGATGGGCGCGCTCCCGCACCGCTCCATCCACGAGCTGTCAAGGAAGTACGGCCCGCTGATGCAGCTCCGGTTCGGGTCCTTCCCCGTGGTCGTCGGCTCGTCGGTGGACATGGCCAAGTTCTTCCTCAAGACCCACGACGTGATGTTCACGGACCGGCCCAAGACCGCCGCCGGCAAGTACACCACCTACAACAACCGGGACATCACCTGGTCCCCGTACGGCGCCTACTGGCGGCAGGCGCGCAAGATGTGCCTCACCGAGCTCTTCAGCGCCAAGCGTCTCGAGTCGTACGAGTACATCCGCACCGCCGAGGTCCAAGCGCTGCTGCGCGACCTGCACGCGGCGTCTGGCACCGGCCGCGCCGTCATGCTCAAGGACTACCTGTCCACGGTGAGCCTGAACGTGATCACGCGCATGGTGCTCGGCAAGAAGTACCTGGACAAGGAGGTGGTGGCCGGTGGGTCCTCCGTGACCACGCCGGAGGAGTTCAAGTGGATGCTCGACGAGCTGTTCCTGCTCAACGGCGTGCTCAACATCGGCGACTCCATCCCGTGGCTCGACTGGATGGACCTGCAGGGTTACATCAGGAGGATGAAGAAGATCAGCAAGATGTTCGACCGGTTCCTGGAGCACGTCGTGGAGGAGCACAACCAGCGGCGGCTGCGCGAGGGGAAGAGCTTCGTCGCCAAGGACATGGTCGACGTGCTGCTCCAGATTGCCGACGACCCTACCCTGGAGGTTGAGCTGAACAGAGAAAGCGTCAAGGCTTTCACTCAGGTGAGTTGTGATCTGATTCCGATCCTAATCTTCATGCGTAGGATAATCTCTTAGAATAACTCATATATAAACTGCAGCAATCTGACTTAAATCACAATCACGTGTGGGCATGTGTGGCACGCGCAGGACCTCATCGCCGGCGGCACGGAGAGCTCTGCAGTCACAGTGGAGTGGGCCATCTCGGAGCTCCTGAAGAAGCCCGAGGTCATCGCCAAGGCCACGGAGGAGCTGGACCGCGTCATCGGCCGCAGCCGCTGGGTCACGGAGAAGGACATTCCCCAGCTCCCATACGTGGACGCCATCGTCAAGGAGACCATGCGGCTGCACCCGGTGGCGCCGTTGCTGGTGCCCCGCCTTGCGCGCGAGGACGCCACCGTCGACGGCTACGACATCCCCGCCGGCACGCGCGTGCTCGTCAGCGTGTGGTCCATCGGCCGCGACCCCGCGCTGTGGGACGCCCCGGAGGAGTTCATGCCGGAGCGCTTCCTCGGCAGCAAGCTCGACGTGAAGGGACAAGATTACGAGCTGCTGCCGTTCGGGTCGGGCCGGCGGATGTGCCCCGGGTACAGCCTCGGCCTGAAGGTCATCCAGGTGAGCCTCGCCAACCTGCTGCACGGCTTCACCTGGAGCCTCCCCAACGGCATGACCAAGGAGGAGCTGAGCATGGAGGAGATCTTCGGGCTGTCCACGCCGCGCAAGTTCCCTCTCGAGGCCGTCGTCGAGCCCAAGCTGCCGGCACATCTCTACGCCGCCGAGGCTTGATCGACGATGTGCGCCGTGCGCGTGGTTTGTTCAGTATAGGTGCCGTTAATTTTGCGTGTTGCTGTCCAGTGTCCACTTGCTGCTCCCGCTGTTGTTATAGTCACTCTGTAATGTTTCTCTCCAAGCTTGCGTCGTGTGTGGCTTGTGACTGTAGTGTGGAATAATGTTGTAACTCAGTTATACCCTTACTTTTATATACACGACACAGAAAAATACCCCTAATTATCACAGGTTATATTACTGTATTTTATTGATGAGCATTTTACTGATTTTATAAGCCGAGCTGGTAAACGTTGTGTTTGATCTTAACTATAAATCCGTAGTGTGAGCGGGTTTGGAGATCCAGGAGGTGTTTGTTTTGACTATGGGTGGCCCATCATCTTTTCACTCCTCATGCATGCGTGTAAATTGTTAAGACtagatagattttttttttgaggaagaCACAAGAAAGGTGTCTCATATCTGATTCATATCAAGCAAAACTAGTGGTAGTACAATAGAAGAACAATTTGATGCAAgacaatataaaaaaataaaattacactGAGCTCTCTGGTCGCCTTCTTCATCCGATTGTTCATCGTTCACCGGAGCTTGAAAAATACACTAAAAAGGCAGTAAGGGAAAGAGACACCTACAAACGTCAACACCACACAAGGCTTTGAAGACCACAAAAACCACTCGCTCGCTGCTTACAACGAGATCTAGCAACCACTGAAAAAATATTGGCTGGAGGAACACAAGCAACATAGACTTGTAATCCTTCACCACCAAAACAGAGGGTTGAAGAACCGGAACTTGTCACAGAATAGATCAAAAGAAGAGGTCGACGTCACCATAACAAAAGACAGCCAACTGTATCTCCTGATTGACACAGCAACTACAAAGATCTGGAGAGAACCTTCAGATCTCGCAGAACTAGCTTCCACTTGGCCATCGTCGGCGCCGGAACACACGTCGTAAAGGCAAGGAAAGGCCAGAGAGAGTCTATTCCAAAACGTCATCATCGCCACCACCTCGTTGATGTCGCTCGAGAAACAAACCCTAAAGAAAACTAAACGGATCTATGGAAAAGATgggtccctgctcctccacctACCGGCAGTGAGGCCACCGGAGGGGCAGAGGAGGGGACCGAGGGGACGGCGGTGTGAGGGGGACCGAGGGGATGGCGGTGGGGGCGGAAGTAAGACTAGATAGATACAATCATAGAAGGATGGAGAGATAGATCCATCCAGAGTTTTTCCTCATTGCTTGTTCTTCATGACTACTGTTCCTCTCCACTTCCAAATCCAAATACACCACAAGTCCACCCATTAAACTTGAAAAGAGATGATCTATCAATTCCTCATCCCTCACAAAACACAGGATCAAGCTTAGTAATGAAAATGGGTTTATCCTAAAAAAATTCATGGGATGACTCTAATAATACCACTCATCAAATGTTCTCATTTGCCTAAACATagaaaaataattccagataTTAGACAGTAAACTGGATCAAACATCAAGTCGTCGAGATCAGAAGCTGAATCTTTTTATTGAACAATCCATTTGCCTCTTATTAGATCACAAATGAATCATAGCACGTATGCATTCGAATATAAACAAAGGAGGGAGCAGACGAGCAGTCTGGGAGGGAGGTTAATTTGATCGGAACCGCATCTTGATCTCCATCTATTGTGGATATAAAACGGAGAATTCCTTGTGCTGGTCAATGCCTCTTGTGCTCCTGGATGAACTTGGAGTTCCTCAGATCCTCCTCGGTGAAGTTCGCGGTCATCTTGGCGATGAGGTAccctgtgagaaccgcccaatttgatattattttaaacgaaccgccggtcattatcttccagatgagagttaacacgtgcttgccggagagtgtgccacgtgttatcccacatctagagacacgaataaccgacatgtcattcattcaaaataatatcaaacccggtagtcccggtatgtgctccaacatacgtccagaatcagcatatgcacataccgtttacaatcgaatacatcgtcaatattccacaaagagcagttttacacacttaacattacaagttcaatataggtgggttcaaacttcctttacAGTCTTGGGCTCATGAAAGTCATTTAAACAGAAACATAAcgattattatatttacatgctctcatgAAACTCGATTACGgtaaagacttactaaagtaatgacgccttgctcaaggacatcattacagccaccatgacctactcttcccccgcatttggatcagcggggtagaagtggccgaacaccacttcgggctcacctgcaactaggttcagaaagcaacctgagtacaaaaggtactcgcaagacttacgcgattacataaacaaggatcatgcaatggctcaagtaaaagctttaagctTAAGTAATTATTACATCAGCATCAGCTCGCTAACTAccacctatcagaattaattaacatTGCCCAAACCCCCAACAATTTTAGTATATTAAGGGTATACGAAATACTGAGGCACAGAGGTGCCATGAACCATTTCCATCATAACCGAAACTTTCTACGAAGAGTTCAACGgacaaagagcttgctcataaccgagagcgcggcaattcgaattgattataaccttgcaagggtgtactactttacccacacgacgcaaggaccatgcgactcacccaacccgctaaagttggataagagggtactcgcgtcaacagttcccaacatggctcgatcattgaaatcttcacacctagcttacgcgtagagacttagtttccaccggggacatctctaaactttcctactcgtaggtccacccggggacacctctaagcctctctgcatagcccttggccacgtatctaggacagtacatcaatgatcaagtcaaggaAGGTAATTGGTTTAttcgtaccattatattggatatgtggtagcacgaaaaggtgctcaaagccgacgtcatccacggacggtccttaaccgatcCAAGCGGATCTGCCTATGTGACTCCATtcactaggccctaccattctgctcgaatctcgatactaccaaactctCAACAACCcaaccgaaccagtgcgatcaaggattatcggtaagtgtgatcctccaaaccaatcctgtctagcgagcaaaaGAAGTACTCTAAGCAggactaagcatctagtcagattaagtaattaactaactaactagtgccaagaacaaggatgacaaatcaaggaaggataatgcACGCAGATAGGTAcaaaaatgcaatacatacatactatatataacccaacattacccaagTGAGATAACTAAGCTAGTCAAAttagataggtgcaaggaatatgcttagctgcttgcctgggttaacttcggactcgaccacgaacgggactccaggCTCAGGCTCAACGGACTAGGCGGGTTCCACGGGTCCGACCTCCGGCGGTTCGGTCacaaaaatgcatgaatgcgatgcaagaattaagaaatgaacttaacaataagcataaatcatggaaaTAAATGAGAAACCAGAGAAAAAtacaaggaactcatgaaaattggttttgcagtaaAATCATTTTCCTATAAGTAAtcataaatagataaattttcagctactctaagcaagataaaTCAGGGAAGGAATGCAAactaactaaacaaatccaagaaaattatcttagatACTAGGTATGAAaacaaagcaaacaaaattggtttcactattttctcactttccagcaaaaagttctataataaaccattttcagataaagcataagaaaacaagctaaaactttTATAAAAAGCAAGTAAGCACATGAACAAGTAGCACTTCTGGAACCTACACCTCAccaggagtctaacaaaatttggtttgagaTTTTTCTAGTaatacacaaataaataagcattaaactcacttttgcaagataaaactatagataaatatATAGCaaggtaacatgcaaaacaatatttttattGAGTAGATCTAaactagaggaatccaacaaaacaagtttcataatttttggagctatacaagaatttctatggattttgcaaGATTGCAGAAATATAAACCCTAAga
This portion of the Panicum virgatum strain AP13 chromosome 2N, P.virgatum_v5, whole genome shotgun sequence genome encodes:
- the LOC120660789 gene encoding trimethyltridecatetraene synthase-like; this encodes MELPPWAAFLGVVLATVMLLKAVLGRRGRRAYNLPPGPKPWPIIGNLDLMGALPHRSIHELSRKYGPLMQLRFGSFPVVVGSSVDMAKFFLKTHDVMFTDRPKTAAGKYTTYNNRDITWSPYGAYWRQARKMCLTELFSAKRLESYEYIRTAEVQALLRDLHAASGTGRAVMLKDYLSTVSLNVITRMVLGKKYLDKEVVAGGSSVTTPEEFKWMLDELFLLNGVLNIGDSIPWLDWMDLQGYIRRMKKISKMFDRFLEHVVEEHNQRRLREGKSFVAKDMVDVLLQIADDPTLEVELNRESVKAFTQDLIAGGTESSAVTVEWAISELLKKPEVIAKATEELDRVIGRSRWVTEKDIPQLPYVDAIVKETMRLHPVAPLLVPRLAREDATVDGYDIPAGTRVLVSVWSIGRDPALWDAPEEFMPERFLGSKLDVKGQDYELLPFGSGRRMCPGYSLGLKVIQVSLANLLHGFTWSLPNGMTKEELSMEEIFGLSTPRKFPLEAVVEPKLPAHLYAAEA